GATTTTGGTGAATCGAACTAATGATTCGAAGTTATGAATAAAAATAGGGATTCTGGTTCAGCGATTCACGCTGGGGCGGACCAGTTCCGCTCCCGCGATCCCGCCTCAGTGGATTCCTATCTGGTGGGGCGGAATTCATTAATTACATCATCATTCCGATCCTGTGGACCAAAGCCCGCTGGGGCGAGCAGCCTCCGCGGGCGCGAACAGACTCCGCCTGGGCGAGACACTAGAACTAGAAATCTTCTGGTTTCACCAAGTCTGAACCCAAAACCCCGACAGCCATCCGGGACCTCTCTGATACAAAAAAAACATGCAGACACAAGTTTATATGATACGAATCTATCCGTGACCTCGAAATTCTCAACGGAGGTCACGTTGACTCGGCCAACCCCTAAATGACTAAAGCCAAGGTTCGAACGAACTATGAAAAATGCACTTCAAAACCTCGAGAAGCGAACCAGCCACCCCACTAAGTCATAAACAACCCTCCGGACCTCacaaaattgatgaaatttcaaaaaagtttCGTTTATCCAAAAGTTAACTATTGGTCAAACCCTTTCACTTAAACGTtgtaattctttcaattctcgcTAGAATCGCCCGATAACCTCAGGAAttgggtcaacaggggtaaaatggtcaaaacacGTATaacgaccaaaagggtcattacatcagataccaattaaacaaccatttgtcctcgaatgaaAAGGAATAAAACGAAGGGAAAGGTACCTGACTGggtgaaaagctggggatatctACTACGCATAtcagactcggtctcccaagtaggcTCCTCAACTACATGGTGcttccactgaaccttcaccgaagctatttcctttgacctcaacttttGAACTTCACTATCCAAGATGCCTATCAGCTCTTCCTCATAAGACAAATTACGATCAAATAGAACAGAATCCCACTGAATGATATAAGAACCATCGGAATGATATTTCttcagcatagacacatgaaacaccggGTGAACCCCCGATAAACCTAGAGgtaatgccaactcataagctacctctcCTACACGACAAAAGATCTCAAATGGATTGATGAACTTagggctaagctttcccttcttccaAAACCTCATcatacccttcatgggtgaaaccttcaacagaACCTGCTCCCCAACCATatactcaagatctcggacctttcggtccgcatactccttctTCTTACTCTGAGCCGCTAGAAGCTTCTCCTGAATCATTTTCACCGTATCCAACGACTCCCTCAAAAGATCGATaccccaaggtctcacctcaaaagcatcaaactaACCAATCGGACATCGACATCTCCTCTCATATAACGCCTCGAATGGAGCCATGTTGATACTCGAATGATAGttattgttgtacgcaaactctgccaaaggTAAGAACTAGTCCCAATGACCCCCAAAGTCGATCACACAAGCTCGGAGCATACCCTCTAAAACCTGAATCGTCGCTTAGActgaccatctgtctgaggTTGAAAAGCTGTACTGAGATCTAACCAAGGTCCCAACATGTTCTgtgaaattttccaaaaatgagACGTAAATTGAGTGCCTCTATATGAGATAATGGAAATGGCCACCCCATGCAATCGAACAACCTCACGGATATAGATCTTGGCCAACTTCTCTGCAGTGTAGGTAATCTGGACTGGAAAGAAATACGCAGACTTagtcaatctatcaacaataacccaaatcgaatcgaacttgcccaaggtcttcggaagaccaacaacaaaatccatggctatcctctcccactttcactcaGGAATGGACATCCTCTGAAGCATACCCCCGGTCTctagtgctcatacttaacctgctggcaattcaaacactgagaaacgaactcaacaatatcacaCTTTATCCTACCCCACCAATAAtgctgtctcaaatcacgatacatcatggtagcaccaggatgaatagaatatctagaactgtgagcctcctctaaaatcaacttaatcaAGCCACCAACCCGAGGGACACAAACATGACCCTTAATTCTCGAAACCCCTTCACTATTCAGAATGGCCTACTTGGCCTCTCCGCTCAACACTTTATCACGAATCTTGCATAACTTAGCATTCTCAAACTGCTTTGCCTTAATCTGATCTATAAGCAACgacctcgcctcaacacaagccaaaacTCTGCCAGAATCTGAAATATCAAGTCTCACCAATCCATTTGCCAAAGCCTGAGTATCCCCAGCCAAAGGCCTCTCCTCAGATACCAATCAGGCCAAACTACCCATACTCACAGCCTTTCGGCTCTAGGTATCCACCACCACATTAGCCTTGCTCGGATGAttcaaaatagtcaaatcatagtccttaagaTACTCCATCCATCTGCGCTGTCTAGAGTTCAAATCCTTCTGATtgaacacatgctgaaggctacggtgatcggtgaaaatctCACTATGGACCccatacaaatagtgcctccaaatcttcaaaacaaaaactaccgctgccaactccaagtcatgggTGGCATATTTCTTCTCATGAACCTTCAATTGCCTCGAAGCATAGGCAGTAACCTTACCATCCTGCATCAGAACACAACCCAAACCTATACgcaaagcatcacaatacacggTGAAATCCTTTGCCTCCACTGGTAGAGATAGAATGGGAGCTGAAGTCAACAAGGGCTTGAGCTTTTAGAAGCTCTTttcacactcatcggaccactgaaaaggtACATTCTTCTGAGTAAGACATGTCAAATGGGAAGCTATCGAAGAAAATACCTTCATGAATCGACGATAATAACTAGCAAGTCCCATAAAACTTCGGATCTCGGTAACTAAAGTGGGCCTTGCCCAATATTGAACTtcctcaatcttcttgggatccaccataatcctgtccttagacacaacatgccccaagaatgcttcTGAAttgagccaaaactcacactaaAAACTTAGCATAAAGCTTTTTTTCCCTCAACGAACCAAGAACAATCCTCAAGTGTTTCTCATGATCTTTCTTGTTTCgcgaatacaccaaaatatcatcaatgaagactatgaCGAAGGAATCCAAATATGTTGAAAACgccattcatcaagtccataaaagttgctggggcattggtaagccgaAAAGACATAAAAAGgaactcgtaatgaccataacgagtcctaaaggctgtcttgggaatatcctTAGCCcggatcttcaactggtgatatcCCGACCTCAAATCAATATTGGAAAAGACAGAAGCTCTCTGAAACtagtcaaacagatcatcaatgcAGAGAATAGGATACTTCTTCtaaatggtgaccttgttcaactggcggtaatcaatacacatcagCATCGacccattcttcttcttcacaaaaagCACGGGAGCGCCCCAGGAGGAGATgctcggtctaatgaatcccttgctAAGAAGGTCCTGCAACTattccttcaactctctcaGCTCAGCCGAAGTCATCCGAgatggcggaatagaaatatAGCGAGTCCCCAACTCCAAATCAATACAGAAATCGATATCACGGTCGGGTGGCATATCCAACGAATTCGTAGGAAACACCTCCGTGAACTCGCTTACCACAGGAATAAACTCCAGTGACAGAATGTTAGCACTGGCATCACGAACATGGGCCAAGTAAGCCAAACATCCTATATTCACTAACTTTctggcttgaaggaatgaaataATCTTCTTCAGGGAGGGACCaggagtacccttccactcaagtctaagAATTCTTGGCATAGCTAGtatgactgtcttggcatgacagtccaagatcgcatgataggAAGACAACCAATTCAAACCCAATATAACCTCGAAATCTACCATGTCAAGAATCACCAAATCTACCCACGTACTATAACCTGTAAATGTAACCGTACAAGACCGATAGACTTGATCTACCACAACAGAATCTTCgaccggagtagatacatgaATAGGCACGTCAAGTAgatcacaaatcatatcaaaacccatagagaaatatgtagacacataagagaaagtagaaCCCAGGTCGAATAACACTGAAGCCGCCCAGTGATAGACTGAGATCTTACCTGTGATAACTACATCGAAAGCTTCAGTCTCTATCCTGTCAGGAAAAGCATAGCAATGAACTCACCCGCCACTAGCCTGCGAACCTCCACCACCACTCTGACCCGACTGAGCTCCGCCCGTACCGGGCTAATGTCTACCTCTGCCTGATTGAGACCCTCCTGTACTAGGCCGGCGCCACCCCCCGCCCCCGCCGATGCGCCTACCATATGATCCACCTCCCAAATAAAACGAAACTGGAGCCCTGGAAGTTTGATGTTGAGTACTCTGACCAGTTTGTCTGAGTCGGGGACAGTTCATCTTGAAGTGCCCCGAACACTCGTAACATACTCAGTCCAGCACAAGCCACTGAACAGAAGCTGAAGAACCCGAATACCTACCACGATCAGAGTATCTGGAATATGACCCCACTGGCTGCCCTGAAGAATATTTACTGGGCCCTGAAGACCCTCCAACAGATGTCTGTATAGCCGACTAAATAGGGCGACTAGAATAAATCTAGGAACTCTGCCTATACTGGCCCTGCCCACTAGAGAATGAACCACTGAAGTTGCCGAGCCTTCTTATCATCCCTCTTACCAAAGCTATCCTGTCTCACTAACTCAACATTAGTGACATGATCCACTCATCCTGGACCGAAGCCTCTGTAGATCCTAACTGAAGAGCTGACAACTTCAAATGAGTGCTAAGCCCTTGACAAAACTCTTAACTCTCTCTTCCTCTGTAGGCAACAACTGTAGAGCATATCTGGAAAAGGAGTGAAAATGGGCCTTATACTCGACAACTGAAGAACCCCTCTACTCAATGTGACTAAACCCGTCACGCCTCCTATCTTTCAAAGTACACGGAACGTACTTCTCCCAAAAGATATGATAAAATCGAGTCCATGTCAACTAGAGAGGCAACCCGGTAGTCCGCACCCATTATTACGCTctctccaccataacttggcatcacccaataATTGAAAGGTCACTAACTCAACCCCATGCCTCTCTACTGCCCCCATCTTGTGAAGCCTCTCATGACAATCAATCATAAACACATATGCATCCTCCGGCGGAGTGCCATAGCAGATGGGTGGCTGCAACTTggtgaacctccaaaacagaTCATGCTCCTCACTGGTCATCACTGGACCTGCCACTGGTCTAGAGAAGACATCTAGCCCCGGAATCACATCCATATGTGGAGCCACAGCCTCATCGGGCTGTGCCCCTGGAGCACGGAATGTTCTCAACTAATCTCACCCCCTGATCATCCGTTGTAGCTGGTAACACATATGCCTGAGTCAATCCCTTAAGCAGGTTCAGCACACGAACCAAAGTACCAGCTACCACTGGAGTAGCTATAATATCAGGCTGAGCTAGTGATTGTCCTAATCCTGCCTCCTTATCATAATGACCCACTGGTGGTTTAGGAGAGATTGATCTAGCACGG
The sequence above is drawn from the Lycium ferocissimum isolate CSIRO_LF1 unplaced genomic scaffold, AGI_CSIRO_Lferr_CH_V1 ctg21105, whole genome shotgun sequence genome and encodes:
- the LOC132043108 gene encoding uncharacterized protein LOC132043108 translates to MIQEKLLAAQSKKKEYADRKVRDLEYMVGEQVLLKVSPMKGMMRFWKKGKLSPKFINPFEIFCRVGEVAYELALPLGLSGVHPVFHVSMLKKYHSDGSYIIQWDSVLFDRNLSYEEELIGILDSEVQKLRSKEIASVKVQWKHHVVEEPTWETESDMRSRYPQLFTQSERSRMAVGVLGSDLVKPEDF